From a region of the Clupea harengus chromosome 9, Ch_v2.0.2, whole genome shotgun sequence genome:
- the LOC116221951 gene encoding uncharacterized protein LOC116221951, translating to MDSSRSLAQVIMELQNEIKKLETENRALRGESKQMPLDSEEENTDSMQTFQDSDSVEDNTGHANLRRNVSAPALEGQFKENIIMTVRRYSVSSNILKLGRKNDGPPKGKKSEDKSVTNHIKWARLQDGVHSRPQTALSSPTREEHNSTRERHTNRRSLQDYVNTNRSKVKTVTFLLPVDDIYTNRPVSAKCVSDQSSLDSPVTENPSG from the exons atggacagcagtCGGAGCTTGGCGCAGGTGATCATGGAGCTGCAAAATGAAATCAAGAAACTGGAGACTGAAAACAGAGCGTTGCGGGGAGAGTCGAAACAAATGCCATTGGATTCCGAAGAAGAAAATACTGATTCCATGCAAACATTCCAAGACAGCGATTCCGTGGAGGACAACACAGGACACGCCAACTTAAGACGCAATGTTTCAGCACCTGCGTTAGAGGGGCAGTTTAAAG AGAACATCATCATGACTGTTCGAAGATACTCTGTCTCCTCAAACATTCTGAAGCTTGGCCGGAAAAACGATGGTCCACCAAAAGGCAAGAAGAGTGAGGATAAATCCGTCACTAACCACATCAAGTGGGCCAGGTTACAGGACGGGGTCCACAGCCGGCCCCAGACGGCCTTGAGCAGCCCGACCAGAGAGGAACACAACAGTACAAGGGagaggcacacaaacagacgctCCCTGCAGGACTATGTAAACACAAATAG ATCGAAGGTGAAAACAGTCACTTTTCTTCTGCCTGTGGACGATATTTACACCAACCGACCTGTTTCAGCTAAGTGTGTGTCCGACCAGAGTTCGCTTGACAGCCCCGTGACGGAGAATCCATCGGGCTAG